In Luteitalea sp. TBR-22, one genomic interval encodes:
- the clpA gene encoding ATP-dependent Clp protease ATP-binding subunit ClpA: MFSASVELLLGVAYREATSRRHTHLTLEHLLYVLAHDTEAERILAACGADLPRLRSELDKFLQQNIEQFPRGAQKEPEQTLAFRRALQTAVLHVQSAGKSEVQAGDLLAALLQQNRSYAAQLLEGQGVTRLDVLNYISHGISKVPAPDEPVGEDRPAAAGQGDEGSSTSRTPLDAYAVNLTVKARSGALDPLVGRTAEVQRTMEILCRRRKNNPMFVGEPGVGKTALAEGLAQRLLQDDVPSVLKDAEVFSLDATALLAGTRFRGDFEERFKAVVNALAKRPKPILFIDEMHSTVGAGATTGGTMDLATLIKPVLSAGDIRVIGATTFEEFKQVEKDRALARRLQKVVIEEPSVEETVTILKGLRSRYEDHHHVTYTDGAIETAAKLAGRHLRDYRLPDSAIDVLDEAGAMLRLSVSAPASADGQAPPVEGRVPAPEAPAGSAPTGLPAAAPPADGAVEGPRQVVDVPEIERVIARMARIPDKQAHASDKERLRTLEDQLMRVVFGQDDAVKAVARAIKRARAGLGQPDKPAGCFLFTGPTGVGKTELAKQLAIHLGNQFVRFDMSEYMEKHAVARLIGAPPGYVGFEQGGLLVDAIRKDPYAVLLLDEIEKAHPDIYNILLQVMDHATLTDNTGRKADFRQVILIMTSNAGSREMSQALVGFSGSSSGKGAAGRAKQALERIFSPEFRNRLDATVTFGALSPAVVETIVEKFVLQLEAQLAERRVAITLEPEARAWLAGKGYDPVYGARPLARVIQTEVRDPLTDEILFGRLEHGGSVTIGLKDGALTFDIVSTPAPAAKDTIDA; the protein is encoded by the coding sequence ATGTTCAGCGCATCCGTCGAGCTGCTGCTAGGCGTGGCCTACCGCGAGGCGACCTCGCGACGCCATACGCACCTCACGCTCGAACATCTCCTCTACGTGCTCGCCCACGACACCGAGGCCGAGCGGATCCTGGCCGCCTGCGGCGCCGACCTGCCGCGCCTGCGCTCGGAGCTCGACAAGTTCCTGCAGCAGAACATCGAGCAGTTCCCGCGCGGCGCCCAGAAGGAGCCCGAGCAGACGCTCGCGTTCCGGCGCGCCCTGCAGACCGCCGTGCTGCACGTGCAGAGCGCCGGCAAGAGCGAAGTGCAGGCCGGCGACCTGCTGGCCGCCCTGCTCCAGCAGAACCGCTCCTACGCGGCGCAGTTGCTCGAGGGCCAGGGCGTGACCCGCCTCGACGTCCTCAACTACATCAGTCACGGCATCTCCAAGGTGCCGGCGCCCGACGAGCCGGTCGGCGAGGACCGCCCGGCCGCGGCCGGGCAGGGGGACGAAGGGTCCTCCACCTCGCGCACGCCGCTGGACGCCTACGCCGTCAACCTGACGGTGAAGGCGCGCTCCGGCGCGCTCGACCCGCTGGTGGGTCGCACCGCCGAAGTGCAGCGCACGATGGAGATCCTCTGCCGGCGGCGGAAGAACAACCCGATGTTCGTGGGCGAACCGGGTGTCGGCAAGACGGCGCTGGCCGAGGGCCTGGCGCAGCGCCTGCTGCAGGACGACGTGCCCTCGGTGCTCAAGGACGCGGAGGTCTTCTCGCTGGATGCCACCGCGCTGCTCGCCGGCACGCGCTTCCGCGGCGACTTCGAGGAGCGCTTCAAGGCCGTCGTCAATGCGCTGGCGAAGCGTCCCAAGCCGATTCTGTTCATCGACGAGATGCACAGCACCGTCGGCGCCGGCGCCACGACCGGCGGCACGATGGACCTGGCGACGCTCATCAAGCCGGTGCTGAGCGCGGGCGACATCCGCGTGATCGGCGCGACGACCTTCGAGGAGTTCAAGCAGGTCGAGAAGGACCGCGCCCTCGCTCGCCGGTTGCAGAAGGTGGTGATCGAGGAGCCGTCGGTCGAGGAGACCGTCACGATCCTCAAGGGCCTGCGGAGTCGCTACGAGGACCATCACCACGTCACCTACACGGACGGGGCGATCGAGACGGCCGCCAAGCTCGCCGGCCGTCACCTGCGCGACTACCGACTGCCCGACAGCGCGATCGACGTGCTCGACGAGGCTGGCGCAATGCTGCGGTTGTCCGTCTCTGCCCCGGCCTCGGCCGATGGGCAGGCGCCACCGGTGGAGGGTCGGGTTCCCGCCCCCGAGGCTCCGGCGGGCAGCGCGCCGACCGGCCTGCCTGCCGCAGCGCCCCCGGCCGACGGCGCAGTCGAGGGTCCGCGCCAGGTCGTCGACGTGCCCGAGATCGAGCGCGTCATCGCGCGCATGGCCCGCATCCCCGACAAGCAGGCCCACGCCTCCGACAAGGAACGGCTGCGGACGCTCGAGGATCAGTTGATGCGCGTGGTGTTCGGCCAGGACGACGCGGTCAAGGCCGTGGCGCGGGCGATCAAGCGTGCACGGGCGGGCCTCGGCCAGCCCGACAAGCCTGCCGGCTGCTTCCTGTTCACCGGCCCGACCGGCGTCGGCAAGACCGAGCTGGCCAAGCAGCTCGCCATCCACCTGGGCAACCAGTTCGTGCGCTTCGACATGTCGGAGTACATGGAGAAGCACGCGGTGGCCCGGCTCATCGGCGCGCCCCCGGGCTACGTCGGCTTCGAGCAGGGCGGCCTGCTGGTCGACGCGATTCGCAAGGACCCGTACGCGGTGCTCCTGCTCGACGAGATCGAGAAGGCACACCCCGACATCTACAACATCCTGCTGCAGGTGATGGATCACGCCACGCTCACCGACAACACGGGGCGCAAGGCGGACTTCCGGCAGGTGATCCTGATCATGACGTCCAACGCGGGGTCGCGCGAGATGAGCCAGGCGCTGGTCGGCTTCAGCGGGTCGTCGTCGGGCAAGGGGGCGGCCGGACGCGCGAAGCAGGCGCTCGAGCGCATCTTCAGCCCCGAGTTCCGCAACCGCCTCGACGCCACGGTCACCTTCGGGGCGCTGTCGCCGGCCGTCGTCGAGACGATCGTCGAGAAGTTCGTCCTGCAGCTCGAGGCGCAGCTGGCCGAGCGGCGCGTCGCCATCACCCTCGAACCCGAGGCGCGCGCGTGGCTCGCCGGGAAGGGGTACGACCCGGTCTACGGGGCGCGGCCGCTGGCGCGCGTCATCCAGACCGAGGTGCGCGACCCGCTCACCGACGAGATCCTCTTCGGCCGCCTGGAGCACGGCGGCAGCGTGACGATCGGCCTGAAGGACGGCGCGCTGACGTTCGACATCGTGAGCACGCCGGCGCCGGCGGCCAAAGACACGATCGATGCGTAG
- the clpS gene encoding ATP-dependent Clp protease adapter ClpS, with amino-acid sequence MTDTRQKSGDLVLERTEKQTKEPARFKVLLINDDYTTMDFVVEVLETVFHKTPAEAFRIMMQVHTQGKGLCGVYTFEVAETKVEAVHELARQNGFPLRAALEEE; translated from the coding sequence ATGACCGACACACGACAGAAATCGGGCGACCTCGTCCTCGAGCGGACCGAGAAGCAGACCAAGGAGCCCGCGCGCTTCAAGGTCCTGCTGATCAACGACGACTACACCACGATGGACTTCGTCGTCGAAGTCCTCGAGACCGTGTTCCACAAGACCCCTGCCGAGGCGTTCCGCATCATGATGCAGGTGCATACGCAGGGGAAGGGGCTGTGCGGCGTGTACACCTTCGAGGTGGCCGAGACGAAGGTGGAGGCGGTGCACGAACTCGCCCGACAGAACGGGTTCCCGTTGCGGGCGGCCCTGGAAGAGGAGTAA
- a CDS encoding cupredoxin domain-containing protein, protein MFQSDWRRSALAMPFLALGLVVSLVAQQAPRVIEVKAKKYDFEPSTIEVAQGERVVLRVTSVDRLHGIGIKRFKVNAEVPKGETVDVEFVAAEAGTFPVLCTEECGKGHDDMTGTLVVKAVAK, encoded by the coding sequence GTGTTCCAGTCAGATTGGCGCCGCAGTGCGCTGGCCATGCCGTTCCTGGCGCTCGGCCTGGTCGTGTCGCTCGTCGCGCAGCAGGCGCCCCGCGTGATCGAGGTGAAGGCCAAGAAGTACGACTTCGAACCGTCCACCATCGAGGTGGCGCAGGGCGAGCGCGTCGTGCTGCGCGTCACCTCTGTCGATCGCCTGCACGGCATCGGCATCAAGCGCTTCAAGGTGAACGCCGAGGTCCCGAAGGGCGAGACCGTCGACGTCGAGTTCGTGGCCGCCGAGGCCGGCACCTTCCCGGTGCTGTGCACCGAGGAGTGCGGCAAGGGGCACGACGACATGACCGGCACGCTCGTGGTGAAGGCGGTGGCCAAGTGA
- a CDS encoding DUF5777 family beta-barrel protein, translating to MKTTFLATALTLIAIGALPAAAQETRTEPASTPKPAVEGAAAPATPTTPATAEDPKPAADATAVVQDDEDDPDLDVNPAQPDFTIVGLPTSLRMPRGKFAFRVTHRFGRPLDDGNFGDLAADLFGLDAGGLIGLEVRYGLLKGTQVGVLRTSDRTIQFFAQQQIAPQEKFGVGLALNLTADGTNNFQDSYSPGIGLIVSREIGKRAAVYVEPTWVNNTNTLPSELVDDNSSFLLGIGGRIRMTRRSYLVAEVAPRVSGYDEGRTHGAIGLEMRAGNHAFQLNFSNGLQTTMGQIARGGTPDDWFIGFNISRKFW from the coding sequence ATGAAGACGACATTCCTTGCCACTGCGCTCACGTTGATCGCGATCGGCGCGCTGCCTGCGGCGGCGCAGGAGACGCGCACCGAGCCCGCCTCGACACCCAAGCCCGCCGTCGAGGGCGCCGCCGCCCCCGCGACGCCGACCACGCCCGCGACCGCCGAGGACCCGAAGCCCGCGGCCGATGCAACCGCCGTGGTCCAGGACGACGAGGACGATCCGGATCTCGACGTCAACCCGGCGCAGCCCGACTTCACCATCGTCGGCCTGCCGACCTCGCTGCGCATGCCGCGCGGCAAGTTCGCCTTCCGCGTGACGCACCGCTTCGGGCGCCCGCTCGACGACGGGAACTTCGGCGACCTGGCGGCCGACCTGTTCGGCCTCGACGCCGGCGGCCTGATCGGCCTCGAGGTGCGCTACGGCCTGTTGAAGGGCACGCAGGTCGGCGTCCTGCGCACCAGCGACCGCACGATCCAGTTCTTCGCCCAGCAGCAGATCGCGCCGCAGGAGAAGTTCGGCGTCGGGCTGGCGCTGAACCTGACGGCCGACGGCACCAACAACTTCCAGGACAGCTACTCGCCCGGCATCGGGCTGATCGTGTCGCGCGAGATCGGCAAGCGTGCAGCGGTCTACGTCGAGCCGACGTGGGTGAACAACACCAACACGTTGCCGAGCGAACTGGTGGACGACAACAGCTCGTTCCTGCTCGGCATCGGCGGTCGCATCCGCATGACGCGTCGCTCCTACCTGGTGGCGGAGGTGGCGCCACGCGTCAGCGGCTACGACGAGGGCCGCACGCACGGCGCCATCGGTCTCGAGATGCGCGCCGGCAACCACGCGTTCCAGTTGAACTTCTCCAACGGCCTGCAGACGACGATGGGCCAGATTGCCAGGGGCGGCACGCCCGACGACTGGTTCATCGGATTCAACATCTCGCGCAAGTTCTGGTAG
- a CDS encoding nucleotide exchange factor GrpE, with amino-acid sequence MSDQQEPVKVVDRRWWARTVAEDAPAQAEDGPTVFERPTYVQELEQQLAEKNEQLQEYVNAVHEAQREFEAMRLRVRKDAARDAELSRRAVFADLLEVVDNLDRALGAARAGGSADALVAGVELVRQQFLHKLAGYGISRIEPIGEPFDPERHEAITTVPVTPQFGEGIVAGVAAPGYLIGEDVLRPAAVAVASDH; translated from the coding sequence ATGAGTGACCAACAAGAGCCCGTGAAGGTCGTCGATCGTCGCTGGTGGGCGCGGACCGTCGCCGAGGACGCGCCGGCGCAGGCCGAAGACGGTCCGACCGTCTTCGAGAGGCCGACGTACGTCCAGGAACTCGAGCAGCAGCTCGCCGAGAAGAACGAGCAGCTGCAGGAGTACGTCAACGCCGTGCACGAGGCGCAGCGCGAGTTCGAGGCGATGCGCCTGCGCGTCCGCAAGGACGCGGCGCGCGACGCCGAGCTGTCGCGTCGCGCCGTCTTCGCCGACCTTCTCGAGGTCGTCGACAACCTCGATCGCGCGCTCGGCGCGGCCCGCGCCGGCGGCAGCGCCGATGCGCTGGTCGCCGGCGTCGAGCTGGTGCGGCAGCAGTTCCTCCACAAGCTGGCCGGCTACGGCATCAGCCGCATCGAGCCGATCGGCGAGCCGTTCGATCCCGAGCGACACGAGGCGATCACCACCGTGCCGGTCACCCCGCAGTTCGGGGAGGGCATCGTGGCCGGCGTGGCCGCACCCGGCTACCTGATCGGCGAGGACGTGTTGCGTCCCGCCGCGGTCGCGGTCGCCTCCGACCACTAG